The following proteins come from a genomic window of Falco rusticolus isolate bFalRus1 chromosome 9, bFalRus1.pri, whole genome shotgun sequence:
- the EGFL7 gene encoding epidermal growth factor-like protein 7 isoform X4, with protein MHCIATLISGLLFILSVTSTDGFARAGRRVCAATPQSQAAAYTESHVQPVYQPYLTTCQGHRLCSTYRTIYRVAYRQAYKQISQPVASCCPGWSRANSHTLSCNRALCWVPCQNGGSCTFPGRCACPPGWTGQACQTDMDECASQSHGCGQLCVNTAGSYHCACRDGFSLTADNKACQPLVPAPEPETFSQAGPPSEMKEEMEDLKSRVEALEQKLQLVLAPFHNLMPSAPEDVGADPISRLSHSLQQLDRIDSLSEQISFLEERLETCSCKNEL; from the exons ATGCACTGCATCGCTACCCTGATCTCGGGACTCCTCTTCATCCTCAGTGTGACCAGCACAGATGGCTTTGCCAGGGCAGG ccgCAGAGTCTGTGCCGCGACACCGCAGAGCCAGGCAGCCGCCTACACCGAGTCCCACGTCCAGCCCGTGTACCAGCCCTACCTCACCACCTGCCAGGGCCACCGCCTCTGCAGCACCTACAG GACCATCTACAGGGTTGCCTACCGGCAGGCGTACAAGCAGATATCCCAGCCTGTGGCCTCATGCTGCCCCGGCTGGAGCAGGGCTAACAGCCACACGCTCAGCTGCAACAGAG CTCTCTGCTGGGTGCCATGCCAGAACGGCGGGAGCTGCACCTTCCCCGGCAGATGTGCCTGCCCACCCGGCTGGACGGGGCAAGCCTGCCAGACAG ACATGGACGAGTGTGCCAGCCAGAGCCACGGGTGCGGCCAGCTCTGCGTCAACACGGCTGGGAGCTACCACTGTGCCTGCCGGGATGGCTTCAGCCTCACTGCCGACAACAAGGCGTGCCAGCCCCTGGTGCCAGCGCCCGAGCCCGAAACCTTCAGCCAAGCAG GTCCTCCCAgtgaaatgaaggaagaaatggaagacCTGAAGAGCAGAGTGGAAGCGCTGGAGCAG aagctgcagttGGTGCTGGCCCCCTTCCATAACCTCATGCCATCTGCGCCGGAGGATGTCGGCGCAGACCCCATCAGCCGGCTGTCCCACTCCCTCCAACAACTGGACAGAATTGACTCCTTGAGTGAGCAGATCTCTTTCCTTGAGGAGCGGCTGGAAACAT GTTCCTGCAAGAATGAACTCTAG
- the EGFL7 gene encoding epidermal growth factor-like protein 7 isoform X2: MHCIATLISGLLFILSVTSTDGFARAGRRVCAATPQSQAAAYTESHVQPVYQPYLTTCQGHRLCSTYRTIYRVAYRQAYKQISQPVASCCPGWSRANSHTLSCNRALCWVPCQNGGSCTFPGRCACPPGWTGQACQTDMDECASQSHGCGQLCVNTAGSYHCACRDGFSLTADNKACQPLVPAPEPETFSQAGPPSEMKEEMEDLKSRVEALEQKLQLVLAPFHNLMPSAPEDVGADPISRLSHSLQQLDRIDSLSEQISFLEERLETCKCLEKAGVKYVTPPTPATVSRCGPTRSVTHMPLLIYISLKLSSL, encoded by the exons ATGCACTGCATCGCTACCCTGATCTCGGGACTCCTCTTCATCCTCAGTGTGACCAGCACAGATGGCTTTGCCAGGGCAGG ccgCAGAGTCTGTGCCGCGACACCGCAGAGCCAGGCAGCCGCCTACACCGAGTCCCACGTCCAGCCCGTGTACCAGCCCTACCTCACCACCTGCCAGGGCCACCGCCTCTGCAGCACCTACAG GACCATCTACAGGGTTGCCTACCGGCAGGCGTACAAGCAGATATCCCAGCCTGTGGCCTCATGCTGCCCCGGCTGGAGCAGGGCTAACAGCCACACGCTCAGCTGCAACAGAG CTCTCTGCTGGGTGCCATGCCAGAACGGCGGGAGCTGCACCTTCCCCGGCAGATGTGCCTGCCCACCCGGCTGGACGGGGCAAGCCTGCCAGACAG ACATGGACGAGTGTGCCAGCCAGAGCCACGGGTGCGGCCAGCTCTGCGTCAACACGGCTGGGAGCTACCACTGTGCCTGCCGGGATGGCTTCAGCCTCACTGCCGACAACAAGGCGTGCCAGCCCCTGGTGCCAGCGCCCGAGCCCGAAACCTTCAGCCAAGCAG GTCCTCCCAgtgaaatgaaggaagaaatggaagacCTGAAGAGCAGAGTGGAAGCGCTGGAGCAG aagctgcagttGGTGCTGGCCCCCTTCCATAACCTCATGCCATCTGCGCCGGAGGATGTCGGCGCAGACCCCATCAGCCGGCTGTCCCACTCCCTCCAACAACTGGACAGAATTGACTCCTTGAGTGAGCAGATCTCTTTCCTTGAGGAGCGGCTGGAAACATGTAAGTGCCTGGAAAAAGCAGGGGTGAAGTATGTCACTCCTCCCACACCGGCCACGGTGAGCAGATGTGGGCCAACGAGATCAGTAACACATATGCCATTATTAATCTATATCTCCCTCAAGCTCAGCAGCCTGTAA
- the EGFL7 gene encoding epidermal growth factor-like protein 7 isoform X3: MALPGQGKPPFSLHPSGVHICTSQRGAVCRRVCAATPQSQAAAYTESHVQPVYQPYLTTCQGHRLCSTYRTIYRVAYRQAYKQISQPVASCCPGWSRANSHTLSCNRALCWVPCQNGGSCTFPGRCACPPGWTGQACQTDMDECASQSHGCGQLCVNTAGSYHCACRDGFSLTADNKACQPLVPAPEPETFSQAGPPSEMKEEMEDLKSRVEALEQKLQLVLAPFHNLMPSAPEDVGADPISRLSHSLQQLDRIDSLSEQISFLEERLETCSCKNEL; this comes from the exons ATGGCTTTGCCAGGGCAGGGTAAGCCCCCATTTAGTCTGCATCCCTCGGGTGTGCACATCTGCACATCACAGCGAGGTGCAGTGTG ccgCAGAGTCTGTGCCGCGACACCGCAGAGCCAGGCAGCCGCCTACACCGAGTCCCACGTCCAGCCCGTGTACCAGCCCTACCTCACCACCTGCCAGGGCCACCGCCTCTGCAGCACCTACAG GACCATCTACAGGGTTGCCTACCGGCAGGCGTACAAGCAGATATCCCAGCCTGTGGCCTCATGCTGCCCCGGCTGGAGCAGGGCTAACAGCCACACGCTCAGCTGCAACAGAG CTCTCTGCTGGGTGCCATGCCAGAACGGCGGGAGCTGCACCTTCCCCGGCAGATGTGCCTGCCCACCCGGCTGGACGGGGCAAGCCTGCCAGACAG ACATGGACGAGTGTGCCAGCCAGAGCCACGGGTGCGGCCAGCTCTGCGTCAACACGGCTGGGAGCTACCACTGTGCCTGCCGGGATGGCTTCAGCCTCACTGCCGACAACAAGGCGTGCCAGCCCCTGGTGCCAGCGCCCGAGCCCGAAACCTTCAGCCAAGCAG GTCCTCCCAgtgaaatgaaggaagaaatggaagacCTGAAGAGCAGAGTGGAAGCGCTGGAGCAG aagctgcagttGGTGCTGGCCCCCTTCCATAACCTCATGCCATCTGCGCCGGAGGATGTCGGCGCAGACCCCATCAGCCGGCTGTCCCACTCCCTCCAACAACTGGACAGAATTGACTCCTTGAGTGAGCAGATCTCTTTCCTTGAGGAGCGGCTGGAAACAT GTTCCTGCAAGAATGAACTCTAG
- the EGFL7 gene encoding epidermal growth factor-like protein 7 isoform X1: MALPGQGKPPFSLHPSGVHICTSQRGAVCRRVCAATPQSQAAAYTESHVQPVYQPYLTTCQGHRLCSTYRTIYRVAYRQAYKQISQPVASCCPGWSRANSHTLSCNRALCWVPCQNGGSCTFPGRCACPPGWTGQACQTDMDECASQSHGCGQLCVNTAGSYHCACRDGFSLTADNKACQPLVPAPEPETFSQAGPPSEMKEEMEDLKSRVEALEQKLQLVLAPFHNLMPSAPEDVGADPISRLSHSLQQLDRIDSLSEQISFLEERLETCKCLEKAGVKYVTPPTPATVSRCGPTRSVTHMPLLIYISLKLSSL; the protein is encoded by the exons ATGGCTTTGCCAGGGCAGGGTAAGCCCCCATTTAGTCTGCATCCCTCGGGTGTGCACATCTGCACATCACAGCGAGGTGCAGTGTG ccgCAGAGTCTGTGCCGCGACACCGCAGAGCCAGGCAGCCGCCTACACCGAGTCCCACGTCCAGCCCGTGTACCAGCCCTACCTCACCACCTGCCAGGGCCACCGCCTCTGCAGCACCTACAG GACCATCTACAGGGTTGCCTACCGGCAGGCGTACAAGCAGATATCCCAGCCTGTGGCCTCATGCTGCCCCGGCTGGAGCAGGGCTAACAGCCACACGCTCAGCTGCAACAGAG CTCTCTGCTGGGTGCCATGCCAGAACGGCGGGAGCTGCACCTTCCCCGGCAGATGTGCCTGCCCACCCGGCTGGACGGGGCAAGCCTGCCAGACAG ACATGGACGAGTGTGCCAGCCAGAGCCACGGGTGCGGCCAGCTCTGCGTCAACACGGCTGGGAGCTACCACTGTGCCTGCCGGGATGGCTTCAGCCTCACTGCCGACAACAAGGCGTGCCAGCCCCTGGTGCCAGCGCCCGAGCCCGAAACCTTCAGCCAAGCAG GTCCTCCCAgtgaaatgaaggaagaaatggaagacCTGAAGAGCAGAGTGGAAGCGCTGGAGCAG aagctgcagttGGTGCTGGCCCCCTTCCATAACCTCATGCCATCTGCGCCGGAGGATGTCGGCGCAGACCCCATCAGCCGGCTGTCCCACTCCCTCCAACAACTGGACAGAATTGACTCCTTGAGTGAGCAGATCTCTTTCCTTGAGGAGCGGCTGGAAACATGTAAGTGCCTGGAAAAAGCAGGGGTGAAGTATGTCACTCCTCCCACACCGGCCACGGTGAGCAGATGTGGGCCAACGAGATCAGTAACACATATGCCATTATTAATCTATATCTCCCTCAAGCTCAGCAGCCTGTAA